A genomic window from Streptomyces mirabilis includes:
- a CDS encoding helix-turn-helix transcriptional regulator: protein MDHRRDIQEFLVSRRARISPRSVGLPVAGRKRRVPGLRREEVAALAGLSIDYYIRLERGALTRASDSVLQAIASALRLDAAEQAHLIDLARASRSSPAPRSRRTTPAAIAPQLQTVLDSLVGVAALVRSPTLDVIATNPLGRALYSVLYTDARQAPNIARFTFLNPQARQFWRDWDEVADDFIAHLRAAAGPTPYEQPLTHLVGELSTRSDAFRRLWARHDVRACVRGTKRFQHPVVGVLDLRYDLLQPNAEPGLTMITYTAEPGTVSHDNLTLLASWAASQDNDTEHDPAAPTTRTTRPPSRRD from the coding sequence ATGGACCATCGCCGTGACATTCAGGAGTTCCTGGTCTCCCGCCGGGCACGGATCAGCCCCAGGTCAGTCGGCCTGCCCGTCGCCGGAAGGAAGCGGCGGGTACCCGGGCTGCGCCGCGAGGAGGTCGCCGCCTTGGCCGGGCTCAGCATCGACTACTACATCCGCCTGGAGCGCGGCGCGCTCACCCGTGCCTCCGACAGCGTCCTGCAGGCCATCGCCAGCGCGCTGCGTCTGGATGCCGCCGAGCAGGCCCATCTCATCGACCTGGCACGCGCCAGCCGGTCGTCCCCCGCACCCCGTTCCCGTCGCACCACGCCTGCAGCGATCGCCCCGCAGCTGCAGACCGTCCTCGACTCCCTCGTCGGCGTCGCAGCGCTGGTGCGCAGCCCCACCCTCGATGTGATCGCCACCAACCCCCTCGGCCGGGCCCTGTACAGCGTGCTCTACACCGACGCGCGCCAGGCGCCGAACATCGCCCGGTTCACGTTCCTCAACCCTCAGGCTCGCCAGTTCTGGCGCGACTGGGACGAGGTCGCCGACGACTTCATCGCCCACTTGCGCGCCGCCGCCGGTCCCACTCCGTATGAACAGCCGCTCACCCATCTCGTGGGCGAGCTGTCCACCCGCAGCGACGCCTTCCGCCGGCTGTGGGCCCGACACGACGTGCGTGCCTGCGTCAGAGGCACGAAAAGGTTCCAGCACCCGGTCGTGGGCGTGCTCGACCTGCGCTACGACCTCCTCCAACCGAACGCCGAACCCGGCCTCACCATGATCACCTACACCGCCGAGCCGGGAACGGTCTCCCACGACAACCTGACCCTGCTCGCCTCCTGGGC
- a CDS encoding SDR family NAD(P)-dependent oxidoreductase has protein sequence MTLGTAVIVGVGPGIGLELTRAFANAGHPVAMLARNKTKLDTYAAELASTGQDVRGYAADVADPGNLRSAIHSAITDLGAPDVLIYSVAVLDSDSPLGGDDQK, from the coding sequence ATGACCCTCGGAACCGCAGTGATCGTCGGCGTCGGCCCAGGCATCGGCCTTGAGCTGACCCGGGCATTCGCCAATGCCGGACACCCGGTCGCCATGCTCGCGCGCAACAAGACGAAGCTGGACACCTACGCCGCCGAGCTTGCCTCCACCGGCCAGGACGTTCGCGGCTACGCCGCGGATGTCGCGGACCCCGGCAACCTGCGCTCCGCGATCCACTCCGCGATCACGGACTTGGGCGCGCCCGACGTGCTCATCTACAGCGTGGCGGTGCTCGACAGCGACTCGCCCCTCGGCGGTGACGACCAGAAGTAG
- a CDS encoding DUF6233 domain-containing protein: MPTERVGVAPAWKIEERVYFTDDVGAARVVHRGHCHANRDHARPATTEQARAVLERADAAACQVCRPDRPLRSAP; encoded by the coding sequence GTGCCCACCGAGCGCGTCGGCGTCGCCCCGGCATGGAAGATCGAGGAACGGGTCTACTTCACCGACGACGTCGGCGCCGCCCGCGTCGTGCACCGCGGACACTGCCACGCCAACCGCGACCACGCCCGACCCGCCACCACCGAACAAGCCCGCGCCGTCCTCGAGCGCGCCGACGCCGCGGCGTGCCAGGTGTGCCGGCCGGACCGGCCGCTGCGCAGCGCGCCATAG
- a CDS encoding VOC family protein, translated as MADLPPPPEGIVLAHFIVSDDVERSRRFYTEVLGGRLAYSGPGGLTYVALANSWIIINGGGGPTDDKPSVTLEAPRDSSRVSSFLNIRVKDIYPLYEEWSARGAQFLTPPKQHAYEIRCYIRDPDGHLIEVGQTTDPEGDWTPAHWPPSSRTGDSE; from the coding sequence ATGGCCGATCTCCCGCCACCGCCAGAGGGAATTGTCCTGGCCCACTTCATCGTCTCGGACGATGTCGAACGCTCTCGACGCTTCTACACCGAAGTGCTCGGCGGCCGGCTGGCCTACTCCGGACCTGGAGGCCTGACCTATGTCGCACTGGCCAACAGCTGGATCATCATCAACGGCGGCGGAGGCCCGACGGACGACAAGCCCTCAGTCACCCTGGAGGCGCCGCGCGATTCCAGCCGGGTCAGCAGCTTCCTCAATATCCGCGTCAAGGACATCTACCCCTTGTACGAGGAGTGGAGCGCCCGAGGTGCCCAGTTCCTGACGCCGCCAAAACAACACGCGTACGAGATCCGCTGCTACATCCGCGACCCTGACGGCCATCTGATCGAAGTCGGCCAGACCACTGACCCGGAGGGAGACTGGACACCGGCTCACTGGCCCCCGAGTTCCCGCACCGGCGATTCCGAGTGA
- a CDS encoding SDR family oxidoreductase has product MIGGSSGMGLETARRARAEGADVILTGRNPDRLEQAAQELGAQRTAAFDATDAAALKRFFQDLPTPIDHVMVTAGGPHYGPLLEMDSAQVSESLSNRVALGLEVARNAVGKMRPGGTLLFMGDAGGRRVAPGIGIASAASAALPRFAAALALEIAPVRANVIAPGFVDTPLSALVLENHIEERREELRAKLPIGRVVGPADVAALAVHIMTNTALTGATYDIDGGQQLAF; this is encoded by the coding sequence GTGATCGGCGGCAGCTCGGGTATGGGCCTCGAGACCGCTCGACGCGCCCGCGCCGAGGGTGCGGACGTCATCCTCACCGGCCGCAACCCCGACCGGCTCGAGCAGGCGGCGCAAGAACTCGGCGCGCAACGCACAGCGGCCTTCGACGCCACCGACGCAGCGGCCCTGAAGCGGTTCTTCCAGGATCTGCCGACACCGATCGACCATGTGATGGTCACAGCCGGCGGCCCACACTACGGGCCACTGCTCGAGATGGACTCGGCTCAGGTAAGCGAATCCCTCAGTAATCGTGTGGCGCTGGGACTCGAGGTCGCGCGGAACGCGGTCGGCAAGATGAGGCCTGGTGGCACGCTGCTGTTCATGGGCGACGCCGGAGGGCGGCGCGTCGCCCCGGGCATCGGCATCGCCTCTGCCGCCAGCGCCGCGTTGCCTCGGTTCGCCGCGGCGCTCGCGCTCGAGATCGCACCCGTTCGCGCGAACGTCATCGCCCCAGGCTTCGTCGACACCCCCTTGTCGGCATTGGTACTCGAAAATCACATCGAGGAGCGACGGGAAGAACTGCGCGCGAAGCTCCCCATCGGCCGGGTCGTCGGCCCCGCCGACGTCGCCGCGCTCGCCGTCCACATCATGACCAACACGGCACTCACCGGAGCGACCTATGACATCGACGGGGGGCAGCAGCTCGCCTTCTGA
- a CDS encoding helicase associated domain-containing protein yields MPAQQWLLESVGIEPAAEGEPVAGAPRSQDARWAANLTAARQFHTREGHLQVPRQHNEITGDGDGDSGQAAVKLGAWLDNTRRRAGKLSPQRRTPLDALGMRW; encoded by the coding sequence ATGCCCGCGCAGCAGTGGCTCCTGGAGTCAGTGGGGATCGAGCCCGCCGCCGAGGGCGAGCCGGTTGCGGGTGCGCCCCGGTCGCAGGACGCCCGGTGGGCCGCGAACCTCACTGCCGCCCGACAGTTCCACACGCGGGAGGGTCATCTCCAGGTACCCCGGCAGCACAATGAGATCACCGGCGATGGCGACGGCGACAGCGGGCAGGCGGCCGTGAAGCTCGGAGCGTGGCTCGACAACACCCGGCGCAGGGCCGGGAAGCTGAGCCCGCAGCGGCGTACGCCGCTGGACGCGCTCGGCATGCGCTGGTAG
- a CDS encoding DUF3048 domain-containing protein — MRQMARTRCGAMTAALLTVAAAGSLVTGCSSGSSATDDGRAPAPSRSQGQETAPTQSPSSTAGPVLAVKIDNVSAARPQTGLDAADVVYAEQVEGGLSRLMGIYASKLPEAVGPVRSARESDLELLRQFDRPTLAFSGAQHKLLPVIAKAPVHAVSADEGSSAYYRSASKVAPHNLFLHPKQLMRSAPGAAALTTGFHFGAAPAGGSPETSRTVRFPAARFTFAWSASKHRWLVSMDGTPTVTTDGKRVSPATVVVQYVKVRNSKYHDFLGNNTPYTETVGSGTAKVLRDGKVFDVDWKRPTAGDGTDFTTADGAPMNFAKGQVWVVFAKA, encoded by the coding sequence ATGCGACAGATGGCGCGGACGCGGTGCGGCGCGATGACGGCGGCGCTGCTGACCGTCGCCGCGGCGGGCTCTCTGGTGACGGGCTGTTCCTCGGGCAGCAGCGCCACCGACGACGGACGCGCCCCGGCGCCGAGCCGCAGCCAAGGGCAGGAGACGGCGCCGACCCAGAGCCCCTCCAGTACCGCCGGTCCCGTACTCGCCGTGAAGATCGACAATGTGAGCGCGGCGCGCCCTCAGACGGGTCTCGACGCGGCGGACGTCGTCTACGCGGAGCAGGTCGAGGGCGGTCTGAGCCGGCTGATGGGCATCTACGCGAGCAAGCTGCCCGAGGCCGTCGGGCCGGTGCGCAGTGCGCGCGAGTCGGACCTGGAGCTGCTGCGCCAGTTCGACCGGCCGACGCTCGCCTTCTCGGGTGCCCAGCACAAGTTGCTGCCGGTCATCGCCAAGGCACCCGTGCATGCGGTGTCGGCCGATGAGGGTTCCAGCGCGTATTACCGCAGTGCCTCCAAGGTGGCCCCCCACAACCTCTTTCTGCACCCGAAGCAGCTCATGCGTTCCGCGCCGGGGGCCGCCGCCCTCACCACCGGGTTCCACTTCGGTGCCGCCCCGGCGGGCGGCAGCCCGGAGACCTCGCGCACGGTGCGCTTCCCCGCGGCCCGCTTCACCTTCGCCTGGTCGGCGAGCAAGCACCGCTGGCTGGTGTCGATGGACGGGACACCGACGGTGACGACGGACGGGAAGCGGGTGTCGCCCGCGACCGTGGTCGTGCAGTACGTGAAGGTGCGCAACTCCAAGTACCACGACTTCCTCGGCAACAACACGCCGTACACGGAGACGGTGGGCTCGGGGACGGCGAAGGTGCTGCGCGACGGCAAGGTCTTCGACGTCGACTGGAAACGCCCGACCGCCGGCGACGGCACCGACTTCACGACCGCCGACGGCGCGCCGATGAACTTCGCGAAGGGGCAGGTGTGGGTGGTCTTCGCCAAGGCATGA
- a CDS encoding ATP-dependent DNA ligase, producing the protein MDLPVMPPVKPMLAKSVAKIPPDMQYEAKWDGFRAIVFRDGDEVELGSRTGKTLTRYFPELVAALRERLPERCVMDGEIVIAREGRLDFDALTERIHPADSRVRMLAEKTPASFVAFDLLALADESLLDVALGDRRALLTMALSGVTPPVHVAPATTDREVAERWFEQYEGAGLDGVIAKPLNLLYRQDERAMFKIKHERTADVVVAGYRLHKSGPVVGSLLLGLYDDGGALQHVGVSAAFPMKQRAQLVEELEPLRMEDVERHPWAAWSQESAHESARLPGAPSRWSTKKDFSWVPLRPERVAEVAYDHMENGVRFRHTARFRRWRPDRTAESCTYSQLDEPVGYDLTEILGPRN; encoded by the coding sequence ATGGATCTGCCGGTGATGCCGCCCGTGAAGCCGATGCTCGCCAAGTCCGTGGCGAAGATCCCGCCGGACATGCAGTACGAGGCGAAGTGGGACGGGTTCCGCGCGATCGTGTTCCGCGACGGCGACGAGGTCGAGCTCGGCAGTCGTACCGGCAAGACGCTGACCAGGTACTTCCCCGAGCTGGTGGCGGCGTTGCGGGAGCGGCTGCCGGAGCGCTGTGTGATGGACGGCGAGATCGTGATCGCCAGGGAGGGCCGGCTCGACTTCGACGCGCTCACCGAGCGCATCCATCCCGCGGACTCCCGGGTGCGGATGCTGGCGGAGAAGACTCCCGCCTCCTTCGTGGCCTTCGATCTGCTGGCACTGGCCGACGAGTCGCTGCTCGACGTGGCCCTCGGCGACCGGCGGGCCCTGCTGACGATGGCGCTGTCCGGGGTGACGCCCCCGGTTCACGTGGCACCGGCGACCACGGACCGCGAGGTGGCGGAGCGGTGGTTCGAGCAGTACGAGGGCGCGGGCCTCGACGGGGTCATCGCCAAACCGCTCAACCTGCTCTACCGGCAGGACGAGCGGGCCATGTTCAAGATCAAGCACGAGCGCACGGCGGACGTCGTCGTCGCGGGGTACCGCCTCCACAAGAGCGGGCCCGTCGTCGGTTCCCTGCTGCTCGGTCTGTACGACGACGGGGGCGCCCTCCAGCACGTGGGGGTGAGCGCCGCCTTCCCGATGAAACAGCGGGCACAGCTGGTGGAGGAGCTGGAGCCGCTGCGCATGGAGGACGTCGAGCGGCATCCCTGGGCGGCCTGGTCGCAGGAGTCGGCGCACGAGTCCGCGCGGCTGCCGGGCGCGCCCAGCCGGTGGTCGACGAAGAAGGACTTCTCCTGGGTGCCGCTGCGGCCCGAGCGGGTGGCGGAGGTGGCGTACGACCACATGGAGAACGGCGTGCGATTCCGTCACACGGCCCGCTTCCGCCGCTGGCGCCCGGACCGGACCGCGGAGAGCTGTACGTACAGCCAGTTGGACGAGCCCGTCGGGTACGACCTCACGGAGATCCTCGGCCCGCGGAACTGA
- a CDS encoding IS110 family transposase, protein MVLEATYGWYWAADVLQAAGAQVHLAHPLGVKGFAHRRVKNDVRDAADLADLLRIRRLPESWIAPAETRELRELVRYRAKLVAFRCAGRRDRRRAPLLLRRPIVFLVRTDPAPLRVRHRRTAQRVASLLKLIDILDAEEDLFNRRT, encoded by the coding sequence GTGGTCCTGGAGGCCACTTACGGCTGGTACTGGGCGGCCGACGTGCTCCAGGCGGCCGGAGCACAGGTTCACCTGGCGCACCCGCTGGGCGTGAAGGGCTTCGCCCATCGGCGTGTCAAGAACGATGTCCGCGATGCCGCGGACCTGGCCGACCTACTGCGCATCAGGCGGCTGCCGGAGTCATGGATCGCCCCGGCCGAGACCCGGGAACTGCGCGAACTCGTGCGTTACCGGGCCAAGCTGGTCGCGTTCCGCTGTGCTGGTCGCCGAGATCGGCGACGTGCACCGCTTCTCCTCCGCCGACCGATTGTGTTCCTGGTCCGGACTGACCCCGCGCCACTACGAGTCCGACACCGTCGCACGGCCCAGCGCGTGGCGTCCCTGCTGAAGCTGATCGACATCCTCGACGCGGAGGAAGACCTCTTCAACCGCCGAACATAG
- a CDS encoding threonine ammonia-lyase: MQETRLDTARIRAARRVIDPVFLDTPLYRCEALEPGLGCTVSIKLETANPVRSFKARGTEVVASLLTDHASRAVVCASAGNLGQALAWSGRGRGLDVTVVASRSATRAKLDRIRALGAGLELVDGDHEMARERAAAIARCDGIRLVEDSLDIETCEGAATIGLELVGTATSFDTVLIALGGGALATGVGHVVKALAPEVEVICVQPLGAPAMTHSWRRRRVVTTDSTDTIADGVAGRHPVPAVLDDLLLVADDAVLVREASIIAGMRLLLDHAGLVVEPSAALGIAAILEDRDRFAGRHVVTIVCGSNVDVDAYHRWVGAAPIPTS, translated from the coding sequence GTGCAGGAGACGCGTCTCGACACGGCCCGGATCCGGGCGGCCCGCCGGGTGATCGACCCGGTCTTTCTCGACACTCCGCTGTACCGCTGCGAGGCGCTGGAGCCCGGCCTCGGGTGCACGGTGAGCATCAAGCTCGAAACGGCGAACCCGGTCCGCAGCTTCAAGGCCCGCGGCACCGAGGTAGTCGCGAGCCTGCTGACCGACCATGCCTCGCGGGCCGTGGTGTGTGCGAGTGCGGGCAACCTTGGCCAGGCCCTCGCGTGGTCCGGTCGCGGCCGGGGGCTCGACGTCACCGTCGTGGCATCCCGATCTGCGACCCGGGCCAAGCTTGATCGCATCCGCGCGTTGGGGGCCGGGTTGGAGCTGGTGGACGGCGACCACGAGATGGCTCGCGAGCGGGCGGCGGCCATCGCACGGTGTGACGGCATCCGGCTGGTCGAAGACAGCCTGGACATCGAGACCTGCGAGGGCGCGGCGACCATCGGCCTGGAACTGGTGGGCACCGCGACGTCGTTCGACACCGTCCTGATTGCTCTCGGCGGTGGGGCGCTGGCCACCGGCGTGGGTCATGTGGTGAAGGCACTGGCACCCGAAGTCGAGGTGATCTGCGTCCAGCCGCTGGGCGCACCGGCGATGACACACTCGTGGCGCAGGCGACGTGTCGTCACCACCGATTCGACCGACACCATCGCTGACGGCGTCGCGGGGCGGCATCCCGTCCCGGCCGTCCTGGACGACCTCCTCCTTGTCGCCGACGACGCCGTCCTGGTCCGGGAGGCATCGATCATCGCCGGTATGCGGTTGCTCCTCGACCACGCCGGCCTCGTCGTCGAACCTTCGGCCGCGCTCGGCATCGCGGCGATCCTCGAAGACCGCGACCGCTTCGCCGGCCGACACGTCGTCACCATCGTGTGCGGCAGCAACGTCGACGTAGACGCCTACCACCGCTGGGTCGGCGCGGCTCCCATCCCCACGTCTTGA
- a CDS encoding LacI family DNA-binding transcriptional regulator — protein sequence MTETASRPTLEAVAARAGVSRATASRVVNGGDGVREPLVERVRRAVEELGYVPNQAARSLVTRRHDAVAVVIAEPETRVFADPFFALQLRGISKELTAHDSQLVLLLTEGRDDHARVGRYLAGGHVDGALVFSLHLDDPLPELIHGAGVPTVFGGRPGWGDGARRAVYVDSDNRGGAREAVRHLVGLGRTRVAHITGALDQTSAVDRLDGFRDVRGDADPGLVVEGDFTPAGGERAMRELLERCPDVDAVFAANDLTASGALRVLRERGRRVPDDVAVIGFDDMLPVAEQTDPPLTTVRQDIEEMGRLMARLLLRDLDRRAGKQRADGGPAGVVLPTTLVRRVSA from the coding sequence GTGACCGAGACAGCGTCGCGCCCCACGCTGGAGGCCGTGGCCGCGCGAGCCGGGGTCTCACGGGCCACCGCCTCGCGTGTCGTCAACGGCGGCGACGGAGTGCGCGAACCGCTCGTCGAGCGGGTCAGGCGGGCCGTCGAGGAACTCGGTTACGTCCCCAACCAGGCCGCCCGAAGCCTGGTCACCCGGCGCCACGACGCCGTCGCCGTCGTCATCGCCGAACCGGAGACCAGGGTCTTCGCCGACCCCTTCTTCGCCCTCCAGCTCCGCGGCATCAGCAAGGAGCTGACCGCGCACGACTCGCAGCTCGTCCTGCTGCTCACCGAGGGCCGCGACGACCACGCGCGTGTCGGCCGGTATCTCGCCGGCGGCCATGTCGACGGCGCGCTCGTCTTCTCCCTGCACCTCGACGACCCGCTGCCGGAGCTGATCCACGGCGCGGGCGTGCCGACCGTGTTCGGTGGGCGACCCGGCTGGGGCGACGGCGCGCGGCGGGCCGTCTACGTCGACAGCGACAACCGGGGCGGCGCCCGCGAGGCCGTACGCCATCTCGTCGGACTCGGCCGCACCCGCGTCGCGCACATCACCGGCGCCCTCGACCAGACCTCCGCCGTCGACCGGCTCGACGGCTTCCGGGACGTCAGGGGCGACGCCGATCCGGGCCTCGTCGTCGAGGGCGACTTCACGCCCGCGGGCGGCGAGCGTGCGATGCGCGAGCTGCTGGAGCGCTGCCCGGACGTCGACGCGGTGTTCGCGGCGAACGACCTGACGGCCTCGGGAGCCCTGCGGGTGCTGCGCGAGCGGGGGCGGCGGGTACCGGACGACGTCGCCGTGATCGGGTTCGACGACATGCTGCCGGTCGCCGAACAGACGGACCCACCGCTCACGACGGTCCGTCAGGACATAGAGGAAATGGGACGGTTGATGGCCCGACTGCTGCTGCGGGACCTCGATCGCCGGGCGGGCAAGCAGAGGGCGGACGGTGGCCCGGCCGGCGTGGTGCTGCCGACGACGTTGGTGCGGCGGGTTTCCGCGTAG
- a CDS encoding TetR/AcrR family transcriptional regulator, which yields MMKVDVNGPDPVRRRDARRNRELLVEAAREVFAAQGLDAPLDVIARRAGVGNATLYRHFPSRAALVDAVFRDSLSQTMDAGDRARIAEDAWAGLLGYVEEVFEGLAADRGANDLMTTHLEGVRSLDSVHAHNRETVEVLLRRGREQGTVRDDLTAEDLLVALAVLGRAVPALTSTAPDAWRRPLALLLDGLRASPTAAPLPEPSLTSTQLGTFLGNLGPHRD from the coding sequence ATGATGAAGGTCGACGTCAACGGGCCCGATCCGGTGCGGCGGCGCGACGCACGGCGCAACCGCGAGCTGCTGGTCGAGGCGGCTCGTGAGGTGTTCGCCGCGCAGGGCCTGGACGCGCCGCTGGATGTGATCGCACGCCGGGCCGGTGTCGGAAACGCCACGCTGTACCGGCATTTCCCCAGCCGCGCCGCGCTGGTCGACGCGGTCTTCCGCGACTCGCTCTCGCAGACCATGGACGCCGGAGACCGGGCCCGGATCGCCGAGGACGCCTGGGCGGGTCTGCTGGGATACGTCGAAGAGGTCTTCGAGGGCCTCGCCGCCGACCGCGGTGCCAACGATCTGATGACCACCCATCTGGAGGGCGTCCGCTCCCTCGACTCCGTGCACGCTCACAACCGGGAGACCGTGGAGGTGCTCCTGCGCCGCGGCCGCGAACAGGGCACGGTCCGCGACGATCTCACCGCCGAGGACCTCCTCGTCGCGCTGGCCGTACTCGGCCGCGCCGTCCCGGCCCTCACGAGCACCGCCCCGGACGCCTGGCGCCGCCCCCTCGCCCTCCTCCTCGACGGACTGCGCGCCTCCCCCACCGCCGCCCCGCTGCCCGAGCCGTCGCTCACCTCGACCCAGCTCGGCACGTTCCTCGGCAACTTGGGGCCGCACCGGGACTGA
- a CDS encoding VOC family protein, which yields MLTTRFVTGAPNWLDVGTPDIEGASSFYGGLFGWQFQSAGPDAGGYGFFQLGGKTAAGGMQTTEEQGPPSWTVYFQSPDAQATAKAAEQAGGSVIVQPMDVMGQGHMAILGDEAGVPFGIWQPALTKGIDVAGEPGSLCWVELYTPDEPAAAAFYNSVFGWETSATPFPGGTYTCINPAGAQESDMFGGVVPLADDPTEAQSGAYWLPYFEVTDTDATVSKAQELGGTVRMPATDLEGVGRMAKLADPYGARFAVIKSATRES from the coding sequence ATGCTCACCACCCGCTTTGTCACGGGCGCTCCGAACTGGCTCGATGTCGGCACCCCCGACATCGAAGGCGCCTCATCCTTCTATGGCGGCCTCTTCGGCTGGCAGTTCCAGTCGGCAGGGCCCGACGCCGGCGGCTACGGTTTCTTCCAGCTCGGCGGAAAGACCGCCGCGGGCGGTATGCAGACCACCGAGGAACAGGGCCCGCCCTCCTGGACGGTGTACTTCCAGAGTCCCGACGCGCAGGCCACGGCCAAGGCGGCCGAGCAGGCCGGCGGCAGCGTGATCGTCCAGCCCATGGATGTCATGGGCCAGGGCCACATGGCGATTCTCGGGGACGAGGCGGGTGTGCCCTTCGGCATCTGGCAGCCGGCCCTGACCAAGGGCATCGACGTGGCGGGTGAGCCGGGTTCGCTGTGCTGGGTCGAGCTCTACACCCCGGACGAGCCGGCGGCCGCCGCGTTCTACAACTCCGTGTTCGGCTGGGAGACCTCGGCCACTCCCTTCCCCGGCGGCACCTACACCTGCATCAACCCCGCCGGGGCGCAGGAGTCGGACATGTTCGGCGGCGTCGTTCCGCTGGCCGACGACCCGACCGAGGCCCAGTCGGGCGCGTACTGGCTGCCGTACTTCGAGGTCACCGACACGGACGCCACCGTCAGCAAGGCCCAGGAGCTGGGCGGCACGGTCCGCATGCCCGCCACGGACCTGGAGGGCGTCGGCCGCATGGCGAAGCTCGCCGACCCGTACGGGGCGCGCTTCGCGGTCATCAAGAGCGCGACGCGAGAGAGCTGA
- a CDS encoding WhiB family transcriptional regulator has protein sequence MHTDTMTPADSAWQEQALCAQTGADFFFPEPGSSVREAKRICGMCEMRSACLEYALNNDERFGVWGGLSEKERLSLRRADQN, from the coding sequence ATGCACACCGACACCATGACCCCGGCCGACTCCGCCTGGCAGGAGCAGGCGTTGTGCGCGCAGACCGGGGCCGACTTCTTCTTTCCCGAGCCGGGCAGCTCGGTGCGTGAGGCAAAGCGCATCTGCGGGATGTGCGAGATGCGCTCCGCCTGCCTCGAGTACGCGCTGAACAACGACGAACGCTTCGGCGTCTGGGGCGGCCTGTCCGAGAAGGAACGGCTCAGCCTCCGGCGCGCGGACCAGAACTGA
- a CDS encoding SDR family NAD(P)-dependent oxidoreductase: MGDGGAITQDELAAFHRTVGKLRALPVDDPVRLRAEQVAASFARDGRVRRRKVRGAELSAADAAVMAATATGALDRREDAPLARPGGGGVFVKPRSCYVCKTPYRQVDAFYHRLCPDCAADNTARRGLTTDLSGRRALLTGGRVKIGFQLALMMLRDGAELLVTSRFPHDTMRRFRAEPGSAKWWDRLTVLAVDLRDPRQVLGICEQLRQEGEPLDILVNNAAQTVRRPAASYALLAAGERAGLPEGAREAPGFTPMRALASGPAALPAALREADEAGLLPDPSPENSWSARLGALDPAEVLETQLVNALAPALLCDRLLPLLLASPHPRRYVVNVTAVEGRFAVRNKMAGHPHTNMAKAALNMLTRTSAAELAEQGVHMCAVDTGWITDENPAPKKERMVGAGFRTPLDIVDGAARVYDPIVRGESGAPVSGVFLKDYREAEW; this comes from the coding sequence ATGGGTGACGGCGGCGCGATCACACAGGACGAACTGGCGGCGTTCCACCGTACGGTCGGCAAGCTGCGGGCTCTGCCCGTCGACGACCCGGTGAGGCTGCGTGCCGAACAGGTCGCCGCGTCCTTCGCGAGAGACGGGCGGGTGCGCAGGCGCAAGGTGCGCGGCGCCGAACTCTCCGCCGCCGACGCGGCCGTGATGGCCGCGACCGCGACGGGAGCGCTCGACCGGCGGGAGGACGCGCCGCTCGCCCGTCCCGGGGGCGGCGGCGTCTTCGTGAAGCCCCGCTCCTGCTATGTCTGCAAGACGCCCTATCGACAGGTCGACGCCTTCTACCACCGACTGTGCCCGGACTGCGCCGCCGACAACACCGCCCGGCGTGGGCTCACCACCGACCTGAGCGGCCGGCGCGCGCTGCTCACCGGAGGCCGGGTCAAGATCGGCTTCCAGCTGGCCCTGATGATGCTGCGCGACGGCGCCGAACTCCTCGTCACCAGCCGCTTTCCGCACGACACCATGCGTCGCTTCCGCGCCGAACCGGGCAGCGCGAAGTGGTGGGACCGGCTGACGGTGCTGGCGGTGGATCTCCGTGATCCGCGCCAGGTGCTCGGGATCTGCGAGCAGTTGAGGCAGGAGGGCGAGCCCCTCGACATCCTGGTCAACAACGCCGCGCAGACGGTACGGCGGCCCGCCGCCTCGTATGCGCTGCTGGCCGCCGGGGAGCGCGCCGGACTGCCCGAAGGGGCCCGGGAGGCACCGGGGTTCACGCCGATGCGGGCGCTGGCGAGTGGTCCCGCGGCGCTCCCCGCGGCGCTGCGGGAGGCCGACGAGGCAGGGCTGCTGCCCGACCCCTCCCCGGAGAACTCCTGGTCGGCCCGGCTGGGCGCACTCGACCCGGCCGAGGTCCTGGAGACCCAGTTGGTCAACGCGCTCGCCCCGGCACTGCTCTGCGACCGACTGCTGCCCCTGCTGCTCGCCTCGCCCCACCCGCGGCGATATGTCGTCAACGTGACCGCCGTCGAGGGCCGCTTCGCCGTACGCAACAAGATGGCCGGCCATCCGCACACCAACATGGCCAAGGCCGCCCTCAACATGCTCACGCGCACCAGCGCCGCCGAACTCGCCGAACAGGGCGTGCACATGTGCGCCGTCGACACCGGCTGGATCACCGACGAGAACCCCGCTCCCAAGAAGGAGCGGATGGTGGGCGCGGGGTTCCGCACCCCCCTCGACATCGTGGACGGAGCGGCCCGGGTGTACGACCCGATCGTGCGGGGCGAGTCGGGCGCACCCGTGTCCGGGGTGTTCCTCAAGGACTACCGGGAGGCGGAATGGTGA